The genomic segment ACAGAAATTCCATTGATCGATTTGATGATATCGCCTTCTTTAATTCCTGCTGCAGCTGCACCTCCGGTTTCCATGACACTGGCTACATAAATTCCCTCAATCTTGTCCAACCCTTTTTCTTTGGCAAATTCAGCATCTATCTCTCTGGTACCGATACCCAACATGGCGCGTTGTACCACTCCGAACTCTTTCAGGTCAAGAATGACTTTTTGAACAATAGATACAGGAATAGCAAATGAATTTCCGGAAAAAGATCCTGTTTGGGAAGCAATGGCCGTATTGATCCCGACCAGTTCCCCTTTGGTGTTGACCAAAGCTCCTCCACTGTTTCCCGGATTTACTGCAGCATCAGTCTGGATGAAAGATTCAATACCCATTTGGGTCGAATTTGCCAGGATGCCTAGTTGGCGGGTTTTAGCACTGACGATTCCGGCTGTAACCGTAGATGTCAGGTTGTAAGGATTTCCGACTGCCAATACCCATTCACCTACACGTAATGCTTCAGAATCACCATAAGTAAGGTGCGGCAATCCGCTTTCTTCTATCTTTAACAGTGCAAGATCCGTTGTGGGGTCAGCGCCTACCAGTTTCGCGGTAAATACACGCTTATCATTGAGTGTTACCTCTATTTCATCGGCTTTATCAATGACATGGTTGTTGGTAATGATATATCCATCATCGGTAATAATGACTCCGGAACCGAATCCTTCGCGCGGAACCTGTCGTTGTTCGCGGT from the Bacteroidales bacterium genome contains:
- a CDS encoding Do family serine endopeptidase — protein: MKFKNLLFSLGIALLGGVAAVFIYARLVGYPENQAFSGQSSSPSVYYAALTPQDARDVAYPDFTFAAERTVNCVVHVKVKTMQNMYSGSGNPFFDFFYGYREQRQVPREGFGSGVIITDDGYIITNNHVIDKADEIEVTLNDKRVFTAKLVGADPTTDLALLKIEESGLPHLTYGDSEALRVGEWVLAVGNPYNLTSTVTAGIVSAKTRQLGILANSTQMGIESFIQTDAAVNPGNSGGALVNTKGELVGINTAIASQTGSFSGNSFAIPVSIVQKVILDLKEFGVVQRAMLGIGTREIDAEFAKEKGLDKIEGIYVASVMETGGAAAAGIKEGDIIKSINGISVNSFSQLQEQLSKYRPNDHVDVTIERNKKTQQIQVTLRNIEETTQISNGDSSSILGAKFEGINDRDKRTLRIRSGIKVTDVGNGKLKEAGVRNGFIVTRINDQPVSSISDFQSILNKIEPGGRIIIDGIYPNGKIDYYGFAK